Below is a window of Humulus lupulus chromosome 9, drHumLupu1.1, whole genome shotgun sequence DNA.
GAAGCAAATAATGCAATGATAGCCACAACTCGATCATAAGCAAATAATGCAATGATAGCCACAATCAATTGCTTAGCATCAGACTCGAGTACACCTTTAGCAATGATAGCCTGAACTCGAACGGTTGGTTGCTTTAGTACAGACATTGAAGAGGCAACAACactgaaaatgagaaataaataatgCATGTTCATTAAAAAGTACTTGTGTAGGAGTTCAAAATACCAATTGTTAATGAGCATAACAAGTACCCACCTTCTAAATGAAGCAAAGTTGATAAAGACATCAACAGTAGGGTGTGCGGCACAAGCTGCTTCAATGCTACATTTATTCAATTTATGACTGTCTAAGAATCAAATCAAAGCAAATAAAGATGTATGAAACATGAAACAGAACATGAGAAAAGAAGGCGTACGATGAATGGACTGGGATGGCTATTTCTTCTTGACCAAAAAAGTGTTTCTGAAATCCCTCAGCATCTGGGTTAATGATTCAAACAACTGATGAGTGATCCTTTGGTCAGAAATTACCATAAACCAAATTTAGTTTTCTAGATCCATTAATAATGGTATAAGTGGCTTAGTATTGATCACCAAAGGCATGCCTTCCAATGCATGTTGGTTTGTTCTGCAACCAATTCAACAAACCCAAATTGGAGACTAAGTGGCATGGAAGAGAAGATGTAGAAAGATCATGTAAAATCTTTCTATAGAACCAGtgaagttcttttattttctgagTTCAATATAAGGCAAGcatttataatcaaataataaaactaaacacaataaattAGGGAAAATATGGCCTAATATAAGACAAGCACTTTCAACTTAAAAGCATCTTAAATCTAGACTTCCTTGGCAATATTTTTATCATATAAAGTATATTTCAGCCACTAGTTAAACCTCTATTTcgaaaacaaaaatattgagcATAATAATACATTTTGGATATTTTGATTAACAAACAATCACTTTTTCACTGAATAGTTGCAGctgtgaaatttgaattttttttgcatgAACTCAACAAATGTAACTAGTCCAGGACATAGAAAAAAGAGCTAAACTGAGTGTAATGGGATGAGACaaaaacacactaaaacaaatACTAATGACAAAAAACACTTGCCCAAAAAGGAGCAACTCAAACCATATTTTAAACAACTCAAATATTAAGAAACAAAACAAGGCTAGTATCAATAACTGGCACACATAGctctataattaaaatgaatacgTAAGATACTTAGAACTCAATAAAAGTTCATAACCAAAACCATTCTCCAAACACAGATGCATTGGTCCAAAAGGTAGTAAGATGGAAAGAATACAAGCAGCCAATCAAGAACAATTTGAGCAAAATTGACTGAAACATTGAAATCAAACACAAAAAATCAAGGATGATGATTAGTAGTAATCAAGTTCACGCGCTACTGATTTGGATTGGACAATTCCAGTTCCTAAATCTTTGAGACTCTTTGCCAGATTGTAGTAACAACCATCTCTTGGGTTATTTGACTAGAGAGGAATaagaaaatctttgaggaaaTGGAAAACAGGGTGGAGAAATTTTGGATAAATTTATAATGAGTGGTGCTCTTTGGGTCCACTCAAATAAGGACTTCAAAGACTTTTGATTCACAGATTTGTTGAGAGAGTTGAATTTTTTGTTGTAATGTTCTGTTTTGTATATCGTTGTTGTGGTAGTTAAGCtacctttttattttttcttattttttgtttttcttgagtTTCCTGTGGTTGTTTTCTCCActcttgtattatatattcttttattaatacaagttgttttgttaaaaaaaaaataactatttCAGCTAAATTTTACCTGATTGTGAGAGCATCTTTCATAAATGAAGATAAATCAAATTCCATAGCATACACTaaagaaaatattatttatatcttTTATGCTAAACtcgtattaaaaataaaaatcatcttTTTAAAATCTTAACATGCATTACCATTTGATATTAAAGTAGACTCATAAACTATAGACCATTGGAAAAAACTCAATTTTTTTCATGACAGTAATGATGAATACACAAActctccttttttctttttcatttccttattctttttttaaaataacaattcTTCTCTTTATAATGCCAAGTTTTTTCTTCTCACTGTACATAAATTCCAATCAAAAGTGATTGGTCTATTGGGATACAAATGCTCATTATAAAGATCATAAAAGGTGTAGCTgaaaaaataaaagtgaaaactTACCAGGAAAACCAGCATAGATTGCTGCCGTTCTGCACTCTGTTGCTCTTTGTGAACCAGGTGGCAAAACAGTACCAACAACTATATCCCCAACTTCACTTGGGTCCAGATTTGTTTTCTCTATCATGGCCTAAATTgtatattaatcacatataagaaagaaaaaataatcaaTAATCCTGTGTATGTTGCTCTGAGTAGGAAATCCATATGTAAACATGAGGAAGAATAGAGGGAAATTTAAGTAAATTGAACAAAGAATCGCATGTATATAAATGTCATATTTGGAAAGTAATATTGAATAAAGATTAGAGAAAAGTTTGAATCTGAAAACCTAATTAATCCAACTACAATAGGATAATTTAATCTCATTGAGAAacttgagaaaaaaaattataactttgtCTCAAATTAGTTTTTatccaatccaaaactacttgcCAAACATGACCAAAATGAATAAAAACGAACAGTTACAATCTAAGGACTTTCAAAGGTCCTTGTGCAGCTAAGTAAGAATATTTATGATCACAATTATCTTCTTCTACATATCCATGAAATTTGAGATGGCCCAAATCAGCaatgcatatatacatacatgtaaCATTCATCTAATGAGGAAGAAATGATATAATTTCTAatataaacaagaaaaaaaatcacaaagaaaagcaAAACAGAAAATTGAACAAACATACCCAAAAGGGTCACCAACTACAAGGAAAGCCACATCAGAAACACGAGCAGTTGAGAGTATTTCATCGGCTTTTTCCTCAACCATTTCTCTATCGGCAAGAATCACTGGCCTTCCATAAAGTTTTTCCTGACCAATGAAAAAAGAAATTAATCAATAAAGTTGTTAGCTTTGGAAATTGGTGCAAAACAAAGTAACCAAATTGAATAGTGAATTTAAAGAAGTGTACCGGGGTAGAAAGGCCATCTGAAGAGATACCGAAAGAGAGAAGAGAAGTATAAGATTTGATGTAGACCTTGTCGCATTGCTTCACTTCCTCTAAGCCTCTAAGAGTTATGTCTCTCTCGTCACCCAATCCCAATCCCACTATGTAtagcatctctctctctctctctctctctctctctctttctctcgctctctcttctgctaaaaaaattaatacaatttTATTGTTTGCTTCTCAACACTACTGAATTTACACTatggaaattaataaataaaaaggtCCAATCTCCACCACTTtctgatttattttaactatcaattGAATTTAAATGACCATAAAAAATAGAGTAACAGAAGAGAACAAAAGAGAGAAGAAACAAATTTGTTAATTTCAGTAATGGGGTTGAAGCTATATAACTCTTTATGGCTGTTATGGTGTCCACAGAGGCAAATATTGAAGAAAAAGCAATTAGCTTTTGAAGAAAACATTAATATTATTATGGTTGTGTCCATTTGGAGTGGTAGATCAGTGGCCTTAAGTTCagcattttttctttcaaacatATCCTTACTGCGCCCCATGTTTTTATGCCTAAAATACCAACATAAAATCAAGTATCTCACTCTCATAAAATTCCACCTGCGAACAAGTAGCAACAAACAAAGAGTAATATGTCACTAAACagtcaaacaaaataaaagaaaatggaaagaaCATACCAAACTCAAGTGAATATTTTCTTTGGTAGATGAAGGAACTCCCAACAATGTTGCTTAACTTCTCAAAAATCATTACGAGAAGAGACCTAGGAGGAATTAGTTAAGAAAAATAAATCCATGAGAGAGGCTCATTATACCATTTGAAATAGAGATCAGAGAGAGAAACGAAATAGAGATGGAGTTAAATCTTCTTATTTGGCTAAAATGAAATTATAAAGAAAAAGACAGTGATGTAAAACTTTTAATGACATGAGAaagaataaaatttgaatttatttgaaCATAAAACAAATTGGAAATTAATTGTTCCATACAAATCATAGAAGGACGAGAGTAAATAAACACTTACAATAACTCAAGGGTCTTAACCTGTTATAGTCCTCCTGTCCTGTTCCACAGAAACAAATTCAGACCCAGAAAAGAAAATATGTATAACACAACTGCTTAAATTAAATTGTAATCATGCATAGTTATCGGCTGTATCCCATAATCCCAAGTTAACAGTTCTTCAATTCACAACAACATTTGCACTGAAATTGTCGAAGATAGTTGGCACATAATCCTGTTTTCCACCAAAGAACGAAATGAATATGATTTCAATTGTAGAATAAACCCATAATTCTTCTTCCAGAACTTACAAATCAAAAAGGAAACCACCCTAATTTTTTTGGAAATTTAAGAGCAAGGGATTGAAAACCCATAATCTTACCAATTAGCAGCACATTAACACAATTAAAAACAGTCTCAAAGGTTACAAAACCACAATCTAAATTTTGGTCATTGGACAAAATGATATGCAATCGCATATCAGATAATCTTTCCAAAGAAAGAGTAAACAACTAAACCAAACAATTTTAAAAAGGGGACCAAAAACACGTTCGAAGCTTTAGTTTATTTCTTGCAATTAAGGAAAGAAATTTAAACAGccaaaagaagaaagaaaaaaagaaaatccAGGAAAGAATAAAGAAAATGATTAAAAGGGGTTGAATTTTCTCGAGCATTCTTTCCCATTACAATTCAAACTCAAAAATATATGTGGAAAAATTATCagagaaatttaaaaaaaaaattaaaaaaatcaaatgtgGAAACTAACCATGGGGAAAGTATTGCTGGTGTAGGAGATTAGAAGACATGTCTTTCCCACAACTCCATCCCCAAAAGCACAAATAACCGCAATACATTTAATAATCGGGATACTTTAACACACAAGGCTACAGGGGTAACTACTGAGATTTATAGAGCAATCTCAAACTTTCTCTTTCTCCCTATCTTTGCTACTGATTTCTTTTGTGTCTTGTAAACAAAACTATGCAGTATTCTGCAAAGCTTTTAAAGAAGCCTGATCAGTGCAGAGCTGTTTATTCTTGTGCACATCTCTTTTGGGTTGATGATCATGAAAAACATGAAGGATGGGGAGAATTACCAAAAAAAGAAAAGGATAGATTAGGAAAGTACAAGAAAGGGAAATTACCAAAAACAAAAGGGCATTATTATGTTTGGAAAGCAGATTTTCCTCATATTGTTCTCACAGCTGCTAAAGCAGATTTGCTCCAAAGTGAGCTGTGATTTCggttttgtttaataaaattttctttcaaaaaaagaAACTACAAAAAAAGGAAATTACTAAAATTTGTATTTACCAAACATAAATCAAATAACCGAATATAAACCCTAGTTAATTAATAACTATAATATTCTATAAAAGCAAACGTATCATATCTGACAAATTAAATATGGTTTAATATTAACtgttaatttcaaaaatatttcATAAGGTCGTACATTCAGATTTAgccaaaaataaatatatattccaATGACCCATTTCTCTAAACTTcactttatcccaaaataaaaaaatctaataacCACCACTCACTACACTCCTATTTGGTATTGATCCCTTGCATATTTAGTAACCCAACTAGACAAATTAACAAATACCTGGAGTGCAATACCAAAATGGgtaaattttttaaaagaaatcatGTACCAAAACAGAGCAACACTAAGAATTACCCAATGTTCATCATACTCCAATACTTACCACCAAATGTACCACCTTTATGGATCCATAGTAGAAAATTGACTAATTTGGTACCCAAATATAAACACTAATGTTAATATTAAACATAACAACCTCTGATTTTCCACTCTTGATGTAAAATTCTAGAAAACCAAGAATTTGACAAGGAAGACAAAGTAACACGAAAATATTTctcaaaaaaatatgtatataaattgggtttctataaatatacatatatatgggtATATGACAAATCTTACAAAAGCATCAATCTCATCTTGTCCACGACTGGCATCTCATACCCTTTCGGAAGAGGTGACAAACACCATGGACTAGGATGACAATGTCACTCATAGACAAAATAGCTGTAACGTAGAGAGTGTTTGGGACGGATTCGGATGAGGAAAAAATACCATGTGAGAGGAAGCTGtgttatttaaatataattatataaaaaatagatGCAAAATTTCATATCAGAAatgagaagagaagaaaacattATAGAATTAACAATCAGAGAAAACCGGAAAGTGAAGACATATCTTGAGATTATACAAAGCCCTAAATTTAATAAAGGTGTACAAAATAGTCTTGAATATTCTTGTAATTTTGATATTGTAAAGTGTATAATTATAATAAGACTTATTCATATGACATATTTCTAAACATTATTTGTGTTGGCAAGTTGgtcctccaattttttttttttgaaaattggtCCCTAAACTTTCTACTTGTTGGCAACCATGACCTACACCATGAAATGGCTAAAAATTCTATTTATACATTGAATGTTTAGGGAACAATTTATAATAGAAAATTTTAGGGACCAACCTGCAAAAGCATAGAAATTTTAGGGACCATTTGTACAAATAAATTATTTTAGTCTAATAATGCATGCATAATATcatgagatatggataaaaattttGGGCTGCTACTTAGTCCAATAAGCAATAGGtctgaaaaaatataaaaaaaatatcgaACATAGATATTTTTATCATGTCGAAAAAGCACTACCTTATTGAAATTACTCAAATTCGAGTGTAACCTAATTAACAAAAGAATTGACATACTTTGTGCATATCTTTCATTAACTATCTTTCTTGAGCTCAAACCGCATCATAATACCCCAAATTGAAGTGCAACACGAGCTCTGACGTAATGACCCGAGCTTCAACCATATCGAGATATTTTGAACGTTGATTGAACAAATGGGGACCCTTTAGTTTGCCTTTGGTCTTAGTCTAATAAAATTAATCGTCATTAGTCTCTTACCTCTTAATTTTATCAGTTTATCCGAACTGTCACCTCGTACCCCAAGCTAAACACGCCAGCTCGAATTTCAGGTTTACAACAATtgatatttatgttattttaaaatatataaatattttgtcttaactaattgaataaataaatgagaaaaaaattGGGAAGCACCATGTGGTGCTACACGCCAGGCAATATGCAAGGGCAAGCCTAGGGTTTGACCCAAATTTTCAGTCATTTAATTGTAATATTTacaatttgaatattttttttatcaatgaattattcaatttttcttttgatttgattaaaatattaaataaataaataaatcagaaCCGTAATCACATTAGATGTAgactatatatagatatttttctaGTTTATCAAAAGACAAGTTTTCAAAGAGCCTAAAAAATATACTAATACGTTTCTCTCTTATTTCGTCATTCTCTTCACCTTCTCCTTTCCCTAATatttagatctcatgtgttgagtacatctagagacaAAATAATTATCCTACACATCCTACGTATCCACACATGTCCTAGTGTGTTGATGATTGGCTTACAAGATTGTGGTGTGAATCTCATTGTCAACTTCCGTTGATTGGATGTTCGTTATTATAACTAAAAGATAGCGAGGATGCGTGATAGACTACAAGGGATATTAAAAAGAAATTTTGCAATACACCTTCCGCTGGACACTTAGATTTatacatttaataccaacaaacaCCTCTATCTCTTTGCGTCAGCTA
It encodes the following:
- the LOC133799855 gene encoding probable diphthine methyl ester synthase, producing MLYIVGLGLGDERDITLRGLEEVKQCDKVYIKSYTSLLSFGISSDGLSTPEKLYGRPVILADREMVEEKADEILSTARVSDVAFLVVGDPFGNYIISSSLDECYMYVYMHC
- the LOC133801473 gene encoding uncharacterized protein LOC133801473 codes for the protein MIEKTNLDPSEVGDIVVGTVLPPGSQRATECRTAAIYAGFPDAEGFQKHFFGQEEIAIPVHSSIEAACAAHPTVDVFINFASFRSVVASSMSVLKQPTVRVQAIIAKGVLESDAKQLIVAIIALFAYDRVVAIIALFASENLRNFMLQKLLVLKNYVNM